A single genomic interval of Spinacia oleracea cultivar Varoflay chromosome 6, BTI_SOV_V1, whole genome shotgun sequence harbors:
- the LOC110778711 gene encoding uncharacterized protein — MASVQQAQMNGKFNDKQKAAIGKAMQKAQNVVDNNKSAKDGQHHLAVVTGVMQNVQVRPIMHMKTHDVQGKFVATPPKMIGGEADGSFVHEGAYSQGPLQVVVGSKCAIIYGTIDKMAPALGYLLAWDRPDDSHATNKVYVEAGETSKLMKMEWSEIQTKLNESDTYSESTDKETGASASAEIRHVGDKRALVAANFDRVDIN, encoded by the exons ATGGCTTCCGTTCAACAAGCTCAGATGAATGGAAAATTCAATGACAAGCAAAAAGCAGCAATTGGAAAGGCGATGCAGAAGGCACAAAATGTTGTAGATAACAACAAGAGTGCAAAGGATGGACAACATCATTTGGCTGTAGTAACAGGTGTTATGCAGAATGTCCAGGTTCGACCAATAATGCATATGAAAACCCATGACGTCCAGGGAAAATTCGTGGCCACCCCTCCTAAGATGATAGGTGGAGAAGCTGATGGGTCGTTCGTGCATGAAGGAGCTTATTCGCAAGGACCGCTTCAAGTAGTTGTAGGCTCCAAGTGTGCAATCATATATGGTACCATTGATAAGATGGCTCCTGCTCTTGGATATCTCTTGGCTTGGGACAGACCCGATGACTCCCATGCAACTAACAAG GTGTATGTAGAAGCCGGTGAGACTAGCAAGCTGATGAAGATGGAGTGGAGTGAAATTCAAACAAAACTGAATGAATCGGACACTTACAGTGAATCCACAGACAAAGAGACAGGTGCTTCAGCCTCCGCTGAAATTAGGCACGTTGGTGATAAACGGGCTCTCGTAGCTGCCAACTTCGATCGCGTCGACATTAACTAA